The following are encoded together in the Limanda limanda chromosome 12, fLimLim1.1, whole genome shotgun sequence genome:
- the ypel5 gene encoding protein yippee-like 5, producing MGRIFLDHIGGTRLFSCANCDTILTNRSELISTRFTGATGRAFLFNKVVNLQYSEVQDRVMLTGRHMVRDVSCKNCNSKLGWIYEFATEDSQRYKEGRVILERALVRESEGFEEHVPSDTS from the exons ATGGGGCGTATCTTCCTGGACCACATTGGCGGAACACGCCTCTTCTCCTGCGCCAACTGCGACACCATCCTGACCAATCGCTCTGAGCTCATCTCCACACGCTTCACAGGAGCCACAGGCCGAGCGTTCCTCTTCAATAAG GTGGTGAACCTGCAGTACAGCGAGGTCCAGGACAGAGTGATGCTCACCGGCCGGCACATGGTGAGGGACGTCAGCTGCAAGAACTGCAACAGCAAGCTGGGCTGGATCTACGAGTTTGCCACCGAGGACAGTCAGCGGTACAAGGAGGGGCGTGTCATCCTGGAGAGGGCGCTGGTCCGGGAGAGCGAGGGCTTCGAGGAGCACGTCCCCTCCGACACCTCATGA